From one Verrucomicrobiia bacterium genomic stretch:
- a CDS encoding putative Ig domain-containing protein: MKDINTVHKQMIQNPSLRLSVFRAGILIVSLLCALLARAAAPAGQVVAWGNNTSGQTTVPSAAQAGVVKVAGGEWLTLALNNDGSVLAWGYDGTVHKRQVPAAAQSGVVAIAAGREHSVALKDNGEVVIWGQSPTIPSVPAEAQSGVIAIGAGVNHTVALKSDGSVIVWGSNTYGQSDVPLAARTGVVAIASGAYHILALKDDGSVVAWGQNLFGGVSVPASAGSRVVKIAAGLYHSLALRSDGSVIAWGSNIHGETTVPTSAQSGITDISAGQYFSMALKSNGGVIAWGDNRKGQTSVPIAAQSGVTAISAGSDHSLAILGTAVSAGPSIAITSPTTNPSYSTSGSFLNLGGAASDDVAVTEVAWVNDRGGSGLANGVSTWSISGIPLQAGVNVITVTAKDGANNRASDIITVTYTPNVERFWFDSNFNPPAVDEFIWKTALQPDGKILVGGGFSEVNGMTRSGLARINHDGSLDAAFNPSANDGVWSIAVQADGKILIGGDFTTINGTVRNHLARLNANGTLDTAFSPSLNGTVESIAVQPDGKILLGGSFTVAGASTTRNRIVRLNADGTLDASFNPNVNDTVLRMVIQPDGKILLGGTFSSVGGVTRNGIARINANGTLDTDFNPNADSAVLGLALQSNGKVVIGGAFTSVGGAACNYIARLNSNGSMDASFNANVDDWVFDVLVQPDGKILAGGDFTWAGEMERIGFARFNTDGTLDADTDIGADGTIISITLQPNDKIVIGGVFTEVDGVICNGLARLNGNGVPDSINTPVISSTSTASAIQGQSFTYQIVANNNPTSFGASGLPAGLTVNTSSGLISGTPTVTGVFTVNLSASNAGGTGTKNLVLTVNTANVSPSFSQHPANMTVTSGNTVTFTASATGTPAPIVVWQRSVDGGSSWSNMADGNGFSGSTSSTLQLTGVTMAMSGQKFRLTASNTSGSANSQAATLMVNPLVVSATAGANGSISPSGAINKDAGASQTFTATPSAGYQVDQWLVNGSVAQTGGATYTLNSIQANQTVSVSFKAVTYTVSASAGANGSISPVGAISKNAGASQTFTATPNAGYQVNQWLVNGSAVQSGGSSYTLNNIQANQTVGVTFNVVTTSYTITTAAGANGSVSPSGSVSKDSGTSQTFTATPNTGYQIDQWLVNGAVVQTGGTTFALNNIQANQAVSVSFKALNYMITASAGANGGISPAGSFSKNAGSSQTFTATAQTGYAVDQWFLNGSPVQSAGTSYTLNNIQANQTVSVSFKVVTSSGRSLKVVSTATTAGSSVVVPVQLVALGDENAIGFSLTFDPAKLSNPRISLGNGLPAGVTLNANTLQASNGKLGVALALGTGLSFGNATYTLVNITFDTATGLNGVESALTFGNQPIAREVADAAANSLPADYIGGTVTFTSGYEADVAPRPNGTGDGSLSITDWVQIGKFVAGLEVPASGSEFQRADVAPIETRGDGILKIGDWVLAGRYVAGLEPVAPAAGPTQASPELASFNLASVSSERQIHMGNLQVMGGQVFEVPVMLEALGGENAVGFSIQFDPALVTLLAVEAGSATTGAPLILNDQQKAAGKFGVLTGAAAGQGLAAGQHEIARIRFQASNSVFAKSALSFTGSPVRLDVSDANGNSLPTAYTDSQIEVVSSRLSAAAGQSAQSVKTEGYRLAVQTMAGKSYRLEWSQDLKTWNLLGTFTGTGEVIEQLDVAAKTAPQRFYRVVEN; the protein is encoded by the coding sequence ATGAAAGACATCAATACAGTCCATAAACAGATGATCCAGAATCCGAGTTTGAGACTTAGCGTCTTCCGTGCGGGCATCCTGATTGTGTCGCTGCTTTGCGCATTGCTTGCTAGGGCGGCCGCACCTGCTGGTCAAGTGGTTGCATGGGGAAACAATACAAGCGGCCAAACAACGGTCCCTTCTGCTGCTCAAGCCGGGGTTGTGAAGGTCGCTGGCGGAGAATGGCTTACATTGGCCTTAAATAACGATGGCTCAGTATTGGCTTGGGGATACGACGGCACAGTCCACAAAAGGCAAGTGCCAGCGGCAGCGCAGAGCGGGGTTGTGGCCATCGCCGCCGGTCGGGAGCATTCGGTGGCTTTGAAAGATAATGGCGAGGTGGTTATTTGGGGGCAGTCACCGACCATACCGAGTGTTCCAGCAGAAGCCCAAAGTGGAGTGATAGCAATTGGTGCCGGGGTCAATCACACGGTGGCCTTGAAGAGTGACGGTTCGGTAATTGTTTGGGGATCCAACACGTATGGACAATCGGATGTGCCGCTGGCTGCTCGCACTGGCGTTGTCGCAATAGCTTCTGGAGCTTATCATATCTTGGCACTGAAAGATGATGGCTCAGTGGTGGCTTGGGGCCAAAATCTTTTTGGCGGAGTCAGCGTGCCTGCTTCAGCAGGTAGCAGAGTGGTTAAAATCGCGGCAGGACTTTATCATAGTTTGGCTCTGAGAAGCGATGGCTCTGTGATTGCCTGGGGATCAAATATCCATGGCGAGACAACAGTGCCAACCTCAGCTCAAAGCGGGATTACAGATATCAGTGCAGGGCAATACTTCAGCATGGCCCTAAAGAGCAACGGGGGAGTGATTGCTTGGGGCGACAATCGAAAGGGGCAGACAAGCGTTCCTATCGCAGCCCAGAGCGGAGTAACAGCCATCTCAGCTGGCAGTGATCACTCTTTGGCAATTCTAGGTACTGCGGTATCTGCTGGCCCCTCAATAGCCATTACGTCTCCAACCACAAACCCCTCATATTCCACCAGTGGCAGTTTCCTTAACCTAGGGGGGGCCGCGAGTGATGACGTGGCCGTCACGGAAGTTGCGTGGGTGAATGACCGGGGCGGGAGCGGCCTGGCCAATGGTGTTTCCACATGGAGCATCAGCGGCATTCCGCTCCAGGCCGGCGTTAACGTCATCACAGTCACAGCCAAGGACGGAGCCAATAACAGAGCTTCGGACATCATCACGGTAACTTACACGCCAAACGTGGAGCGGTTTTGGTTTGACAGTAATTTCAATCCGCCAGCCGTGGATGAGTTCATTTGGAAGACCGCCTTGCAACCGGACGGAAAAATTCTTGTGGGAGGTGGTTTTTCCGAGGTGAACGGGATGACGCGCTCCGGCCTTGCCCGCATCAACCATGATGGTTCTCTTGACGCTGCTTTTAATCCAAGCGCTAACGATGGAGTTTGGAGCATCGCTGTGCAAGCGGATGGCAAAATTCTCATTGGCGGAGATTTCACGACGATAAACGGTACCGTTCGCAATCATCTGGCCCGACTCAATGCCAACGGCACATTAGATACCGCCTTCAGTCCCAGCCTCAATGGTACCGTTGAATCGATTGCCGTGCAACCGGACGGGAAAATTCTGCTGGGTGGATCCTTTACTGTGGCAGGTGCAAGCACGACGCGGAATCGCATCGTCCGACTCAACGCGGATGGAACTTTGGATGCGAGTTTCAATCCCAACGTGAACGATACGGTTCTCCGTATGGTGATCCAGCCTGATGGAAAAATTCTGCTGGGCGGCACATTTTCATCAGTAGGCGGGGTAACCCGTAACGGTATTGCACGAATTAATGCAAACGGCACTCTGGACACGGATTTCAATCCTAATGCCGACAGTGCTGTTCTTGGGCTCGCGCTTCAGTCGAACGGGAAGGTTGTAATTGGTGGAGCTTTCACTTCAGTAGGTGGAGCAGCCTGTAACTATATCGCCAGACTCAACTCGAATGGCTCCATGGATGCCAGCTTCAATGCTAATGTTGATGATTGGGTCTTTGACGTATTGGTTCAACCAGATGGAAAAATTCTCGCAGGCGGAGACTTTACCTGGGCTGGCGAAATGGAACGCATCGGATTTGCGAGGTTCAATACGGATGGCACATTAGATGCCGATACAGACATCGGCGCTGATGGTACGATTATCAGTATCACACTACAGCCAAACGATAAAATTGTCATTGGTGGGGTTTTTACTGAGGTTGATGGGGTAATCTGCAACGGTCTAGCCCGTCTCAACGGAAACGGAGTGCCTGATTCCATCAACACTCCGGTCATCTCCAGCACAAGCACGGCTTCGGCTATTCAAGGCCAGTCCTTCACCTACCAGATCGTTGCAAATAACAACCCGACCAGTTTTGGTGCGTCCGGTTTGCCTGCTGGGCTTACGGTAAACACATCCAGCGGGTTGATCAGCGGGACACCCACAGTCACTGGGGTATTTACGGTCAATCTCTCCGCCAGCAATGCGGGTGGAACTGGTACGAAGAACCTGGTTCTGACGGTGAATACGGCCAATGTCAGCCCTTCATTCAGCCAGCATCCTGCCAATATGACAGTCACGTCTGGCAATACAGTTACTTTTACCGCTTCCGCCACGGGCACTCCCGCGCCCATAGTAGTCTGGCAGCGTTCTGTGGATGGAGGTTCCTCCTGGAGTAATATGGCTGATGGAAATGGCTTCTCTGGCTCGACCTCAAGCACTTTGCAATTGACCGGAGTCACGATGGCGATGAGTGGACAGAAGTTCCGCCTCACAGCCTCGAATACTTCAGGCAGTGCCAACAGCCAGGCGGCTACATTGATGGTTAATCCGCTGGTTGTCAGCGCAACCGCTGGTGCCAATGGCTCAATCAGCCCAAGTGGAGCCATCAACAAGGATGCTGGTGCCAGCCAAACGTTCACGGCCACACCCAGCGCGGGCTATCAAGTGGATCAGTGGCTGGTGAACGGTAGTGTGGCTCAGACTGGAGGAGCGACTTACACGTTGAACAGCATCCAGGCGAATCAAACGGTGTCGGTCAGCTTCAAAGCGGTGACTTACACCGTTTCAGCGAGTGCTGGTGCCAATGGCAGCATCAGTCCTGTTGGTGCCATTTCCAAGAACGCGGGTGCCAGCCAAACGTTTACGGCCACACCCAACGCCGGCTATCAGGTGAATCAGTGGCTGGTGAACGGCAGCGCGGTGCAGAGCGGCGGGTCAAGCTACACGCTGAATAACATTCAGGCTAACCAAACTGTGGGAGTGACTTTTAACGTCGTGACTACAAGCTACACCATCACAACAGCTGCCGGGGCAAATGGTTCGGTCAGTCCTAGTGGTTCGGTCAGCAAGGATAGCGGCACCAGCCAGACGTTCACTGCGACACCGAATACGGGGTATCAAATCGATCAATGGCTGGTAAACGGTGCTGTGGTGCAAACGGGAGGAACAACCTTCGCGCTCAATAACATCCAGGCGAACCAGGCGGTCTCAGTGTCCTTTAAGGCACTGAATTATATGATTACGGCGAGCGCCGGTGCCAATGGTGGAATCAGTCCTGCCGGTTCCTTCTCCAAGAACGCGGGCAGCAGCCAGACCTTTACCGCCACGGCGCAGACTGGTTATGCGGTTGATCAGTGGTTCTTGAATGGAAGCCCAGTTCAGTCTGCTGGTACAAGTTACACATTGAACAACATTCAGGCCAATCAGACGGTATCGGTCAGCTTCAAGGTGGTGACGAGCAGTGGCCGTTCACTTAAGGTTGTTTCCACTGCCACCACGGCAGGCTCATCGGTAGTGGTGCCAGTGCAATTGGTAGCATTGGGTGACGAGAATGCCATTGGCTTCAGCCTCACTTTTGATCCGGCTAAATTGAGCAATCCGCGGATCAGTCTGGGCAATGGCTTGCCTGCTGGAGTGACGCTGAATGCGAACACGCTGCAGGCCAGCAATGGCAAGCTCGGGGTTGCTCTCGCTCTGGGTACCGGTCTCAGCTTCGGCAATGCGACCTATACGCTGGTTAACATCACTTTCGATACAGCGACCGGCTTGAATGGGGTGGAATCCGCCCTGACGTTCGGCAATCAACCGATTGCGCGAGAAGTGGCCGACGCGGCGGCAAATTCTCTGCCTGCAGATTATATCGGCGGCACGGTGACGTTCACCTCCGGATATGAAGCAGATGTGGCACCCCGGCCCAACGGTACGGGTGACGGCAGCCTAAGCATCACAGACTGGGTTCAAATCGGCAAATTTGTGGCCGGGCTGGAGGTTCCTGCGTCTGGCAGTGAGTTTCAGCGCGCAGATGTTGCCCCGATTGAAACCCGTGGCGATGGCATCTTGAAAATTGGCGATTGGGTGCTGGCGGGACGCTATGTCGCCGGATTGGAGCCAGTCGCTCCGGCTGCTGGACCGACCCAGGCGTCTCCAGAGCTGGCTTCGTTCAATCTGGCTAGCGTCAGTAGTGAACGGCAGATTCATATGGGAAATCTGCAAGTGATGGGGGGGCAGGTTTTCGAAGTGCCGGTCATGCTTGAGGCGTTGGGTGGTGAGAATGCGGTGGGCTTCAGTATTCAGTTTGATCCAGCGCTGGTGACGTTACTCGCGGTGGAGGCAGGCAGTGCCACGACTGGTGCTCCTTTGATCCTGAATGACCAGCAAAAGGCCGCTGGAAAATTCGGTGTGCTTACCGGTGCGGCTGCCGGGCAGGGGCTTGCCGCCGGCCAGCATGAAATCGCCCGGATCCGTTTCCAAGCCAGCAACTCGGTATTCGCTAAGAGTGCGCTGAGTTTCACGGGTTCCCCGGTACGCTTGGATGTTTCCGATGCGAACGGCAACTCGCTCCCCACCGCTTATACGGACTCGCAGATCGAGGTAGTAAGCAGCCGCCTGAGTGCAGCTGCCGGACAATCCGCCCAGAGCGTAAAAACTGAAGGCTACCGCCTGGCCGTTCAAACGATGGCTGGCAAATCCTACCGCCTTGAATGGTCCCAAGACCTGAAGACTTGGAACTTGCTGGGCACATTCACTGGCACGGGCGAGGTCATCGAACAGCTTGATGTCGCGGCCAAGACTGCTCCGCAACGTTTCTACCGGGTAGTGGAGAACTGA
- a CDS encoding adenylate/guanylate cyclase domain-containing protein, producing the protein MASGWLEISDGRKIPIGVNCSIGRDPGNSVVLSSNLISRRHAMIHLQSEGEYWLVDLGSRNGVMLNGRRVAQPVALTDADALEIGGHQFVFRQPASSGKTAPPFEVGLTADRTVGNHTAAQLWILLADIKDFTPLSQTMPGDQLAKLVGVWIAQCKQAVENHGGEINQYLGDGFMAFWPSPMTEQQGILASLGELEALRKQTTLQFRLLLHFGAVTIDHSISEGKNSLIGPEVNLAFRMEKIAGKLGVDCMATAGAARKLEGFCQLIPLGEFELKGFEGKHSTYKVELAG; encoded by the coding sequence ATGGCAAGCGGCTGGCTGGAAATCTCTGATGGCAGGAAAATTCCGATCGGGGTCAATTGTTCGATTGGCCGTGATCCAGGTAATAGTGTCGTGTTATCCAGCAATTTGATCTCGCGCCGTCATGCTATGATCCATTTGCAATCGGAAGGCGAGTATTGGCTTGTGGATTTGGGCAGCCGCAACGGGGTAATGCTCAATGGCCGTCGGGTCGCCCAGCCGGTGGCGCTAACCGACGCCGATGCTTTGGAGATTGGCGGCCACCAGTTCGTCTTTCGCCAGCCAGCCAGTTCCGGCAAAACGGCGCCGCCGTTTGAAGTGGGGCTTACGGCAGACCGGACAGTGGGCAACCACACCGCAGCCCAGCTTTGGATATTACTGGCGGACATCAAAGATTTCACCCCCCTTAGCCAGACGATGCCGGGTGACCAACTGGCCAAGCTGGTCGGAGTCTGGATCGCACAGTGCAAACAGGCGGTAGAGAACCACGGTGGCGAGATAAACCAGTATTTGGGAGACGGTTTTATGGCTTTTTGGCCGTCGCCTATGACCGAACAACAGGGCATTCTGGCCTCGCTGGGGGAACTGGAGGCATTGCGCAAGCAAACAACGCTTCAATTCAGGCTCTTGCTCCACTTCGGGGCTGTGACGATTGATCATTCCATAAGTGAAGGCAAAAACAGCTTGATCGGACCTGAAGTCAACCTGGCATTTCGTATGGAAAAGATTGCGGGCAAGCTGGGGGTTGATTGCATGGCCACGGCTGGTGCCGCCCGCAAGCTGGAAGGTTTTTGCCAGTTGATTCCGTTGGGTGAGTTCGAGTTGAAGGGCTTTGAAGGCAAGCATTCCACTTACAAAGTAGAGCTTGCTGGTTAG
- a CDS encoding IS5 family transposase, whose protein sequence is MAKERKGYPSDVSDEEWAFSAPYLTLMKEDAPQRKYALRDLYNGLRWFIRAGCPWRMMPNDLPPWTAVQQQTERWLAAQCFERMAEDLRLLLRLWEERGGQPTAAIFDSRTLQSTPESGARAGYDGAKKRKGSKVHAAVDTLGHLLALKVTPANEQDRAQVGELAQAVQEATGENVAIGYVDQGYTGEEPAAQAEAKGIRLEVVKHHEAKRGFVLLPRRWVVERSFAWAARFRRLARDYERLASTLAGYHWLAFTMLMLHSLFIQSA, encoded by the coding sequence ATGGCGAAGGAACGCAAAGGATATCCGAGTGATGTGAGCGATGAGGAATGGGCTTTTAGTGCGCCGTATCTGACCTTGATGAAGGAGGATGCGCCACAACGTAAATATGCCCTGCGCGATCTCTATAACGGTTTGCGCTGGTTCATCCGGGCAGGCTGTCCGTGGCGGATGATGCCCAATGACCTGCCGCCGTGGACGGCGGTGCAGCAACAGACCGAGCGGTGGCTGGCCGCCCAATGCTTTGAGCGCATGGCCGAGGATTTGCGGTTGCTGCTACGCTTGTGGGAAGAGCGCGGGGGGCAGCCGACGGCGGCCATCTTCGACAGTCGTACGTTGCAATCAACGCCGGAGAGCGGTGCTCGGGCCGGATATGACGGAGCCAAGAAGCGCAAGGGCAGCAAGGTGCATGCGGCAGTGGATACACTGGGCCATCTGCTGGCCTTGAAGGTGACGCCAGCCAACGAGCAGGACCGGGCCCAGGTGGGCGAACTGGCACAGGCCGTACAGGAGGCCACCGGTGAAAATGTTGCGATCGGCTATGTGGATCAGGGCTACACAGGTGAGGAACCAGCCGCCCAGGCGGAAGCCAAAGGCATCCGCTTGGAAGTAGTCAAACACCACGAAGCCAAGCGCGGGTTTGTGCTCCTGCCACGCCGCTGGGTGGTGGAACGGTCCTTTGCCTGGGCCGCACGTTTCCGACGGCTGGCGCGTGATTACGAACGGCTCGCTTCAACCTTGGCTGGCTATCACTGGCTCGCCTTTACCATGCTTATGCTCCATTCGCTGTTTATTCAAAGTGCATGA